Proteins found in one Geomonas subterranea genomic segment:
- a CDS encoding CvfB family protein: MLEIGKYNRLEVKKLSAIGAYLVSELGDILLPTKYVPEGLHHGEHLKVFVYLDSEDRLIATTLEPKAQVGDFALMEVKDVSPVGAFMDWGLEKDLLVPFSEQPRPMQKGERHLVRVYLDRSERIAASAKIGKFLEKSAAGLKEGQEVLLTFYEFGDLGAKVIIDGRYDGLLFKTELFGRYRTGDSAKGYVKKIRPDGKIDVTLRKGGRQDLSGGRETLLRVLAERGGFLPVGDKSPPELIADMFRMSKKNFKAVIGNLYREGVIEITKEGIRLR; encoded by the coding sequence ATGTTAGAAATCGGCAAGTACAACCGTTTGGAAGTCAAGAAATTGAGCGCGATAGGCGCCTACCTCGTCTCGGAGCTTGGGGACATCCTGTTACCGACCAAGTACGTCCCTGAAGGGCTGCACCACGGCGAGCACCTCAAGGTGTTCGTCTACCTGGATTCGGAGGACCGGCTCATCGCCACCACGCTGGAGCCCAAGGCGCAGGTCGGGGATTTCGCGCTCATGGAGGTCAAGGATGTGAGCCCCGTCGGGGCCTTCATGGACTGGGGGCTGGAAAAGGACCTGCTGGTCCCGTTCAGCGAGCAGCCGCGTCCCATGCAGAAAGGGGAAAGGCACCTGGTGCGGGTCTACCTCGACCGCTCCGAGCGTATCGCCGCGTCGGCAAAGATCGGGAAGTTCCTCGAGAAGTCAGCGGCGGGGCTCAAGGAGGGACAGGAAGTCCTGCTTACCTTCTACGAGTTCGGCGACCTGGGCGCCAAGGTGATCATCGACGGACGCTATGACGGCCTGCTCTTCAAGACCGAGCTCTTCGGCAGGTACCGGACCGGTGACAGCGCCAAGGGGTACGTGAAGAAGATACGCCCCGACGGCAAGATAGACGTGACACTCAGAAAGGGGGGGAGGCAGGACCTGAGCGGCGGCCGGGAGACCCTGTTGCGGGTACTCGCCGAGCGCGGAGGCTTTCTTCCCGTGGGGGACAAGTCCCCCCCCGAGCTGATCGCGGACATGTTCCGGATGAGCAAGAAGAACTTCAAGGCCGT